The Streptomyces venezuelae genomic interval GCGGCCGCGCACCGAGCGCGCCTGGTTCGCGGCCGACGACCCGTGGCCCGCCCTCGCGATGGGCCGCGCCTGGCTGGCGCACCTCCTGCGCAGGGCCTGGGGCGCGACGGTCCGGCGCCTCGGCCCGGGGCCGGCCACGCACCCGGCCGCCGTCCCGCCGCCGCCCCGCACCACCCCCGACCAGCTCACCCCACGATGAGAACGATGAAGGCGGAAGGCACGATGTCGAAGTCGATGTACGACCTGGTGGTCGTCGGGGCCGGTCCCTACGGTCTGTCCGTGGCCGCGCACGCGGCGGCCCACGGGATCACGCTGCGGACCTTCGGCCGCTCGATGGAGTCCTGGCACGCCATGCCCCCGGGCATGTTCCTGAAGTCGGAGCCCTGGGCCTCGCACCTCTCCGACCCCGAGGGGGCGTACGGACTCGACGCGTACGCCGCGACGCGGGGCGTCCGCGCCGAGCACGGCGAACCGCTTCCGGTCGGCTTCTTCGCCTCGTACGGCGACTGGTTCGCCCGCCAGGCCGTGCCCGCCCTCGACGAGCGGATGATCGCCTCGGTCGCCCCCGCCCCCGAGGGCTTCGAGCTGCGCACGGAGGACGGTGAGTCGCTCCGTACGCGGACGGTGGCCCTCGCCGTCGGGGTGCTGCCCTTCATGGAGATCCCCGGACCGCTGCGCGGCCTCCCCCGCCGGTACGTCACCCACTCCAGCCACCACGGCGAGCTCGACCGGTTCGCCGGGCGGGACGTGACCGTGGTGGGCGCCGGCCAGGCGGCCCTGGAGACGGCCGCGCTCCTCACCGAGCAGGGCGCCGCGAGCGTCCGGATCGTCGCCCGCACGGACCGGCTGAACTGGAACACCCCTCCCCCGGCCCTCGACCGCGGGCCATGGCGCTCGGCGCGCGCCCCGCACACGGGCCTCGGCTGCGGCTGGCGCAACAAGCTCTACGCGGACACGCCGGGGATCTTCCGGCGGCTGCCGGCAGCCACCCGCGAGCGGATCTTCGACTCGGCTCTCGGCCCGGCGGGCGCGTGGTGGCTGCGCGAGCGGTTCGCGGCGGTCGGGGACGTACGGCTCGGGCAGCGGATCACGTCGGCGACGGTCACCGGGGACGAGCGGCTCCGGCTCGACATCGCGGGACCCGCGGGGACGACGGTCCTGGAGACCGACCATGTCGTCACCGCGACCGGTTTCACCCCGAGCCTGGAGCGGGCGGGGATGCTCGACCCGGCGCTGCGCGGAGCGCTGCGGACGGTCGGCGCGGTCGGCGCCCCGGAGGTCGGAGGCCTCTTCGAGTCCTCGTGGCCGGGTCTCTTCCTCGCCGGGCTGCTCACGGCTCCGTCGTACGGGCCGTCGATGCGGTTCGTGTTCGGCGCCGAGTACACGGCGGGCCGGCTGGTGAAGGGAGTCCGGCAGCGGCTGCGGGCGGGCGCCCGGGGCGGGGCGGTGGGCCGGCCCCGGGCGGGTGCGAAGGCCACCGTCGGGGCATAGCGGAGGGCCGGCCCCGGGGAGCGAGTGCTCTCCGGGGCCGGCCCCTGTGCCTGCGTGCCTACGCGCCGCTGGGAGCTCAGGCGTTGATGCAGGTGTTGAACCCGGCCGGGTTCAGCGCGCCGATGACGTTCACGCTGTTGCCGCAGAGGTTGATCGGGATGTGGATCGGGACCTGGACGACGTTGCCCGACAGAACGCCCGGCGAGCCGATGGCCACACCGTGCGCGCCCGCGTCCGCGATGGCGGGCGACGCCGCACCCATGGCCATGACGATTCCGGCGACGACGGCCGCGACCTTCTTGCAGTTCATTGCGTCTGGATCCTTTCTGTGACGGAAGACATTTCACGGAAGACAACGAACACGTCACGGAAAGGAAACCGCAATATCGGCGGCTTTCGTTCTTTCACTCCATTGCGCGCACAGAACAGGGCCGGAGGGAACGTGGACGTTCTCTCCGGCCCTGTTCTGTGCGCGGTGCGGTCAGCCGTTGTAGGCGCCGTTCCCGGAGAGGACCGGGATGTCCTCCAGGATGTGCGACAGCGGCTCGTCACCCTTGGCCTGGGTGGAGTTCTCCGCGCACTGCTGGTTCTGCGGGGAGGACAGGACGTTGATGTCCTGGACCGCGACCGGGATGAGGCCGGCGAGCGCGCCCACGTTGCCCTTGACCGGGACGCCGAGGCACAGCTTGTTCAGCGAGCCCTGGACTGCCGAGAACTGCGGGCTCATGTGACCGGCGGTCTTCGAGTTGCCGAAGGACTGGTGGGCGCCGTTGCCGCTGAGCGAGGTGGTGCCCCCGTCGTTGGCGATGGCGAGCGCCGGGGAGGCCGCCGCGGCGGAAGCGCCGACAACAGAGGCCGTCACAGCCGCAGCCGCCATAATCTTCTTGATCACGGTGATTCCGTTCCTGTTCCCACCAATCGACCTGATTGATGCGACGGGATCAACTGCGGCCGGGGGCTTTGGTTCCGGCCCTTCACCCGTTCGACTGGAGCCCCGTTTCGCGCTGCCGAGTGCGCTCCGCCAAGGGGGTGACACAGCGGAACCCCGAGGTCCGGGGCCAGTTGATCAGGGGGCTCCCTGCACGGAGCCGGTTCTAGAAGGGAACTCCCGTGATCAAGAAGGTTATGGCCACTGCGGCCGCAGCCGTCTCCATCGTCGGCGCCACCGCCGCCGTGGCCTCCCCCGCCCTCGCCATCGCCAACGACGGCGGCACCACGTCGCTGTCGGGCAACGGTGCGCACCAGGAGTACGGAAACTCCGCCACGTACGGCAACATGAGCCCGCAGTTCGCGCTCGTCCAGGGCTCCCTGAACAAGCCCTGCATCGGCCTGCCGGCCAAGGTCAACGCCGGTTCGCTCATCGGCGCCATCCCGATCGCCGTCCAGGACATCAACGTCCTGTCGTCCCCGCAGAACCAGCAGTGCACCGAGAACTCCACCCAGGCCAAGGGTGACGAGGCCCTGTCGCACATCCTGGACGACATCCCGATCCTCTCGGGCAACGGCGTCGGCAACAACTGACGTACCGCTCACGCATGAGGGGCCGCCCAGCCAGGGCGGCCCCTCTTCGTTTCCCGCTGCTCGCGTCCCCGTCAGGGGCGCGGCCAGACCGGGGTGGCCATGATGCGTTCCCACTCCCGGTCCGGCATTCCCGGTACCGTGCGCCCCGCCTGCACCCACTGCGTCACCAGTGCGGAATAGACCGGGAATGGCGTACGGTCGACGATCGGTCGGTCACTCACATATCGGCTCTTCGGAATGAAGGCCATCCGTTCCCATTTACCGGGACCCGGCGCCATCTTCGCTCCCTCCGCTGCGATTCACGCATCATTACACAGGCGCCGCAGGAGAGTGATTCGCTTTGCCCATGTCGCGTCGGGCACCTCTGTACGAGCGGGGTCGAAATAGCGTGCGGGCATGAATTTCCCGCGCCTGAAGGGGTCACGGAGGCTGCTGCTCGCCCCCGCGGCTCTCGTCGCCCTGGCCGCCCTCGTCCCCGGCGCCCTCGCCGCGGCCCCCACCGATCTGCCCGCGCCGGAGCAGGGGTTGAACCTCCTGGTGGTCGGCATCGACACCCGCAAGGGCGTCACCGAGGAGGAGAAGGAGCGCTTCCGGCTCGGCGGGCAGGCGTGCGACTGCACGGACGTGATGATGCTGGTGCACGTGTCGGCGGCCAACGACCGGATCGACGTGGTGGGTCTGCCGCGCGACTCGCTCACCTCCTTCCCCGCCGACCACCGCGACCGGCGGACCGGGAAGGTGCACGCCGCGCATCAGGCGAAGATCAACAGCGCCTGGGCGGAGGGCGGTTCCTCCTTCACGGTGGAGACCGTCGAGTCGATGACCGGGCTCCCCGTCCACCGGTACCTGGAGATCGACTTCCGTCGCTTCATGGACACCGTCGACCGCGTCGACGGCGGGGTCGCCATCTGTACGGCGGAGCCGCTCAAGGACCCCTCCACCGGCCTCGACCTCCAGCCCGGGACCAAGCGCGTCGGGGGCGGTGAGGCGCTCCAGTACGTCCGCTCGCGGAAGGCGGACGGGCAGATGGACTTCGGCCGGATCCAGAAGCAGCAGAAGTTCGTCGTCAACACCCTGGAGCGGCTCCGCGAGGGGATGCTCGACGACCCGGAGCAGCTGATGGCCCTCGCCGCGACGCTGCGCGGGACCGCCGCGGCCGAGCAGGCGATCTCGCCGGAGGAGCTGCTGGAGCTCGCCGGCCGGCTGCGGGAACTGCCCCCGGACCGCATGGCGTTCGCGACCGTGCCCGTACGGGGCTTCAACCCGAACATCGCGGGTGTCGGGTCCACGCTCGCCTGGGACGCGGAAGGCGCCGCGAAGGTCTTCGGGCGGCTGCGCGAGGACCTGCCGCTGCCGGCCGCGGAGGAGGTCGCGCCCAGCACGATCCCGGTGGGCACGTACCGGCCCGCCGAGGGGTCCTCGCTCATCTGCCCGTAGTCCGTCCGGTGGACATACCGGAACCTCCGGACTTCTGACCAGTTGATCAGCACGGCTCGGCACTCAGCGCGAGCCAGAACCCGAAAGGCCTTAATCTCATGAAGAAGCTCTTGGCTACGGCTGCTGTGGCCGCGTCGGTCCTCGGCGCGACGGCGGCGGGCGCCGGACAGGCGCTCGCGATCGCCGACGACGGTGGCACCACCTCGCTCAGCGGCAACGGTGCCCACCAGGAGTTCGGCAACTCCGCCACGTACGGCAACATGAGCCCGCAGTTCGCGCTCGTCCAGGGCTCCCTGAACAAGCCGTGTGTCGGCCTGCCGGCCAAGGTCAACGCCGGTTCGCTGATCGGTCTCATCCCGATCGCGGTCCAGGACGTCAACGTCCTGTCCTCCCCGCAGAACCAGCAGTGCACCGAGAACTCCACCCAGGCCAAGGGTGACGAGCCGCTGTCGCACATCCTCAGCGACATCCCGGTCCTCTCGGGCAACGGCGCCGGCAACAGCTGAGCGACCGCGCTCGGTGCGGCGGCCCCGCCTCCCCTCCTCGGAGGGGTGGCGGGGCCGTCCCCGTTACGGCTCCGGGCTCACAGCTTCCCGGCGAGCTCGGCCGGGTCGGTGACGGGGGCCTCGCACACGAAGTGACGGCAGACGTACGCGGCGGGCCCGCCGGCCACCAGCGGCCGGTCCTTCAGGAGCGGGAACTCCTCGCTGTCCGGGGCGCCGGTCGCGAGCACCGCGCCGGGGGCGTTGGCCAGGAGCGCGGTACGGCGCAGCTCCTGGAAGGCCTCGTCGCCGGGGGCGCCCACGACGGCGATCTCGCGGGGCCCGTCGAGGAGGGCCTCGGCGACGGCCAGGCCCCAGCCGATGAAGCGGGGCGCACGCGGGCCGAGGGCCTTGACGACACCGAGGGCTCCCTCGGCGGCGGCCCGGTGGGCCTCGGAGCCGGTGTGGGCGGCGTACGAGAGGAGCGCTCCGGCGGCGGCGGTCCACCCTGAGGGGGCGGCGTTGTCCGTGGGGTCCTGCGGGCGGCGGATGAGGGTCTCCGCGTCGTGGGCGGTGTCGTACAGCGCACCGCCCTCGCCGGTGAAGCGGTCGATGACGAGGTCCAGGAGGAAGCCGGCGAAGTCGAGCCAGGCGCCCTCGCCGGTGACGGCGGCGAGGGCGAGGAAGCCCTCGGCGACGTCGGCGTAGTCCTCCAGGACCCCGTCGTTGGTGCCGGCCCGGCCGTCCTTCGAGGTGCGGGTGAGCCGGGCGGCCTCGTCCATGTGGACGCGGACGAGCAGGTCGGCGGCCTCGGTGGCGCGCTCGATCAGGTCGGGGCGGCCGAGGAGCGCCCCGGTCTCGGCGAGGGCGGCGATGGCGAGGCCGTTCCAGGCGGCGACGACCTTGTCGTCGCGGCCGGGGCGCTCGCGCTCCTCGCGGGCGGCGAGGAGGCGGGCCGCGATCGAGGCGATCCGGTCGGCGTCGGCGACTCCGGAGTCCTGCGGGAGCTGGAGGACGGAGCTGCCGTGCTCGAAGGTGCCGTCCTCGGTGACGCCGTAGTGGGCGGCGGCGACGGCGGCGTCCTCCGCGCCGAGGACGGCGGTCAGCTGCTCCGGCGTCCAGGCGTAGTAGGCGCCCTCCACGTGCTTGCCGGTCCCGTCGTCGGAGTCCGCGTCGAGGGCGGAGGCGAAGCCGCCCTCGGGGGTGCGGAGCTCGCGGACCATGAAGTCGGCGGTCTCCAGCGCGACCCGGCGGGCCAGGTCGCTGCCGGTGGCCCGCCAGAGGTGGGCGTACACCCGGCACAGAAGCGCATTGTCGTAGAGCATTTTCTCAAAATGGGGCACAACCCACGCCCGGTCGACGGCGTAGCGGGCGAAGCCGCCGCCGAGCTGGTCGTAGATGCCGCCGCGGGCCATGGCCTCGCAGGTGTCGGCGGCCATCTGGAGGGCGCCCTCGGAGCCCGTACGGGCGTGGTGGCGGAGCAGGAACTCCAGGGCCATCGACGGCGGGAACTTGGGGGCGCCGCCGAAGCCGCCGCGGGTGGCGTCGTACTCGCGGACGAGGCCGAGGAGGGCCTGCGCGAGTTCCTCCTGGCCGGGGACGCCGTCACCGCCGTAGGCGAGGGAGCGGCCCGCGAGGTCCTTGACGATGCGGTCGGCGACCTCGCCGACCTCGTCGCGCCGGTCGGCCCAGGCGTCGCGGACGCCTTCCAGGACGTCGGGGAAGGAGGGCATGCCGTGGCGGGGCTCCGGCGGGAAGTACGTGCCGAAGTAGAAGGGGGCGGCGTCCGGGGTGAGGAAGACCGTCATGGGCCAGCCGCCCTGGCCGGTGGCGGCCTGCACGGCCTCCATGTAGACGGCGTCGACGTCGGGGCGCTCCTCGCGGTCGACCTTGACGGCGACGAAGTGGTCGTTGACCAGGGCCGCGGTGGCGTCGTCCTCGAAGGACTCGTGGGCCATCACGTGGCACCAGTGGCAGGAGCTGTAGCCGACGCTCAGGAGCACGGGGACGTCGCGGCGGCGGGCCTCCTCGAAGGCCTCGGCCGACCAGGGCCACCAGTCGACCGGGTTGTCGGCGTGCTGCAGGAGGTACGGGGAGGTCTCATGGGCCAGTCGGTTCGGCATGGGGCCCATCCTGCCCTGCCGCCCCGGGCTAGTGCGGGAACCCCTCCCTCGTCGGCCTCAGATGCGGGCGAGGCGGGTGAGGAGGGGGCGGAGGGACCATCCCGTTCGGCGCAGGCCTGCCCAGAGGCAGCAGGCGGCGAGGGCGAGGGCGGTCAGGGCCGCGCCGGGGGCCGTCGGCATCTCGCGCAGGAACCTGGCGCCGAGCAGGAGCACCATCGAGCCGGTGACGAGCAGCAGCACGTCGGCCGGGCCGCCGTCCTGGAGCGGCCGGCGGGTCAGGGCCGTGACGCCGGTCGCGAGGCCCACCGTGGCCGCCACCGCGACGACCGGCCAGGCCAGGGTGCGGGCGGGGAGCCCGCCCCACCACTCGCCGAGCAGCGGGGCCAGGGTCAGTTCGTCGCGCAGGCCGCGCCAGGTCTCGCCGACCCACCCCGACCCCGCGTGCGGAGCGCCCGGACCGCTCCCTGGGCGAGGTGGCCGCGCAGGCGTCCGTCCGGACGCGTCAGGGCGGTGGTGAGGCCGCGGGGCTCCGGGCGGTAGAGGTCGAGCGCGTGGTGGAGCGTGCCGGTCCGGGCGAAGGTCCGGGCCTCGGCTGCGCGCGCCGATGCGCGGGCGAGCCGGGCGAGGTCGACCGTACGGATCGAGCGGAAGGCGGAGCGGCCGAGCACCGCCGCCGCGACGGCCACGCCCTGCGGGGCGAGCCCGCTTCCCGGGTGGTCGAACAGGTCGGTCGAGGAGCGTGGCCGTGCACACGTGCAGCAGGAACGGCTTGAGCACCAGCGGCCCCCAGAACCGGCCGGTGAGCTGGGCGCCCCAGACGGCCGCCGCCGCGACCAGGCAGGCCACGGGTGTCGGGCGGGCGGTCGGACCGCCCCTGTCCCGTACCCCTGGGGTACGGGACAGGGGCGGTCGTCGCTACTTGCCCGAGGCGCCGGCCGGCGCGGCCGGGGTGTCCGCGGTGGCGGCCGGGTCCGGGGCCTCTTCGAAGGAGACCTTGCCCATGTGGCGGTTCATCGACTTCATCAGCATCCAGACCGCGAGGGCCATGACCGCGAAGACGACGAAGCCGAGGACGCCGGGGGTCACCTTGTTCTTGTCCAGCTCTTCGGCGGCGAAGGGGACAAGCTGGGTCAGTGCCAGGTGTGCGCTCATGTCAGGCATTGTCGCGGATGCCCGCGAAGAGATCTTCCTCGGGGAGGGAAGTCGGCACCAGCGCCTTGCTGAGCTCGTACTCCTCCGTCGGCCAGACCTCCTTCTGGATCTCCATCGGGACCCGGAACCAGCCGCCGTCAGGGTCGATCTGGGTGCGGTGGGCGATCAGGGCCTTGTCGCGGGTCTCGAAGAAGTCGGCGCAGGGCACGAACGTGGTCAGCGTCCGCTCCTTGCGCTCGAACTCGGTCCAGCGCTCCAGCCACTCGCCGTACGGGGACTCCAGGCCCCGGGCGATCAGTGCCTCGTGCAGCGCGACCGTACGGGGACGGTTGAAGCCCTGGTTGTAGTAGAGCTTCAGCGGCTGCCAGACCGGGCCGAACTCGTCCTCCGGGTACTTCACGGCGTCGGTCGCGCCGTCGAAGGCCACCATCGTGATCTTGTGGGTCATGATGTGGTCGGGGTGCGGGTAGCCGCCGTTCTCGTCGTAGGTCGTGATGACCTGCGGGCGGAACGCGCGGATCTTGCGGACCAGCGCGCCGGCCGCCGTGTCGACGTCCTCAAGGGCGAAGCAGCCCTCGGGGAGCGGGGGCAGCGGGTCGCCCTCGGGGAGACCCGAGTCGACGAATCCCAGCCACTCCTGGGAGACGCCGAGGATCTCGCGGGCCTCGTCCATCTCCTTGCGGCGGACCTCGTGGATGTTCGCCTCGATGTAGGGGTCACCCTGGAGCTGGGGGTTGAGGACCGAGCCGCGCTCGCCGCCCGTGCACGTCACCACGATGACGTCCACCCCCTCGGACACGTACTTGGCCATCGTGGCCGCACCCTTGCTCGACTCGTCGTCGGGGTGGGCGTGAACGGCCATCAGTCGCAGCTGGTCAGTCAAGACTCGATCCTCAGTGATTCGACGCGGAGGCAGGCTTCTATAGTGACGGAATCGGGGGAGGGAAAATTCCGCCACCCCGGCTTCGAGAGGATCCACCATGAGCGCGGTGCGAGAGCAGCTGCCCGAAGGGCGCTACGGGCGCTCCGCGGACGAGCGGGCGGACCGCAAGCTCAAGGTGACCGGCGCCGTGCTCGGCGTCCTCTTCCTCGGCATGATGGGCTGGTTCGGCTGGCACTACGTCGTCGACAGCAAGATCAGCGCCGAGATGATCAAGTTCGACGTGGTGAGCCCCACCGAGGTGCAGCTGCACCTGGAGGTCCGCAAGGACGAGGGCGTCAAGGGCGTCTGCACGCTGCGGTCGCGCTCCGAGGACGGTGCCGAGGTCGCCCGCAAGGATGTGCGGATCGACGACCCCGCCGCCCGTGTCGACGAGGTCTTCACGCTCCGTACGACCGCGCTCGCGACGAGTGCCGAGCTCGTGGGGTGTACGGCGCGGTAGCGGTGGGTAGGGACCGGGTGACGAGTCCCGGCGGGTCACGTGCGTGACCTGGGGTGACGCCATCTTGATGGTTTATGTCCTCCCGCTTTTCGCCACTCATTGTTAGGCTCGTGGTTT includes:
- a CDS encoding rodlin, which encodes MIKKVMATAAAAVSIVGATAAVASPALAIANDGGTTSLSGNGAHQEYGNSATYGNMSPQFALVQGSLNKPCIGLPAKVNAGSLIGAIPIAVQDINVLSSPQNQQCTENSTQAKGDEALSHILDDIPILSGNGVGNN
- a CDS encoding DUF4307 domain-containing protein; amino-acid sequence: MSAVREQLPEGRYGRSADERADRKLKVTGAVLGVLFLGMMGWFGWHYVVDSKISAEMIKFDVVSPTEVQLHLEVRKDEGVKGVCTLRSRSEDGAEVARKDVRIDDPAARVDEVFTLRTTALATSAELVGCTAR
- a CDS encoding thioredoxin domain-containing protein; the protein is MPNRLAHETSPYLLQHADNPVDWWPWSAEAFEEARRRDVPVLLSVGYSSCHWCHVMAHESFEDDATAALVNDHFVAVKVDREERPDVDAVYMEAVQAATGQGGWPMTVFLTPDAAPFYFGTYFPPEPRHGMPSFPDVLEGVRDAWADRRDEVGEVADRIVKDLAGRSLAYGGDGVPGQEELAQALLGLVREYDATRGGFGGAPKFPPSMALEFLLRHHARTGSEGALQMAADTCEAMARGGIYDQLGGGFARYAVDRAWVVPHFEKMLYDNALLCRVYAHLWRATGSDLARRVALETADFMVRELRTPEGGFASALDADSDDGTGKHVEGAYYAWTPEQLTAVLGAEDAAVAAAHYGVTEDGTFEHGSSVLQLPQDSGVADADRIASIAARLLAAREERERPGRDDKVVAAWNGLAIAALAETGALLGRPDLIERATEAADLLVRVHMDEAARLTRTSKDGRAGTNDGVLEDYADVAEGFLALAAVTGEGAWLDFAGFLLDLVIDRFTGEGGALYDTAHDAETLIRRPQDPTDNAAPSGWTAAAGALLSYAAHTGSEAHRAAAEGALGVVKALGPRAPRFIGWGLAVAEALLDGPREIAVVGAPGDEAFQELRRTALLANAPGAVLATGAPDSEEFPLLKDRPLVAGGPAAYVCRHFVCEAPVTDPAELAGKL
- the mca gene encoding mycothiol conjugate amidase Mca; the protein is MTDQLRLMAVHAHPDDESSKGAATMAKYVSEGVDVIVVTCTGGERGSVLNPQLQGDPYIEANIHEVRRKEMDEAREILGVSQEWLGFVDSGLPEGDPLPPLPEGCFALEDVDTAAGALVRKIRAFRPQVITTYDENGGYPHPDHIMTHKITMVAFDGATDAVKYPEDEFGPVWQPLKLYYNQGFNRPRTVALHEALIARGLESPYGEWLERWTEFERKERTLTTFVPCADFFETRDKALIAHRTQIDPDGGWFRVPMEIQKEVWPTEEYELSKALVPTSLPEEDLFAGIRDNA
- a CDS encoding chaplin, which produces MNCKKVAAVVAGIVMAMGAASPAIADAGAHGVAIGSPGVLSGNVVQVPIHIPINLCGNSVNVIGALNPAGFNTCINA
- a CDS encoding rodlin, whose product is MIKKIMAAAAVTASVVGASAAAASPALAIANDGGTTSLSGNGAHQSFGNSKTAGHMSPQFSAVQGSLNKLCLGVPVKGNVGALAGLIPVAVQDINVLSSPQNQQCAENSTQAKGDEPLSHILEDIPVLSGNGAYNG
- a CDS encoding rodlin; the encoded protein is MKKLLATAAVAASVLGATAAGAGQALAIADDGGTTSLSGNGAHQEFGNSATYGNMSPQFALVQGSLNKPCVGLPAKVNAGSLIGLIPIAVQDVNVLSSPQNQQCTENSTQAKGDEPLSHILSDIPVLSGNGAGNS
- a CDS encoding LCP family protein; protein product: MNFPRLKGSRRLLLAPAALVALAALVPGALAAAPTDLPAPEQGLNLLVVGIDTRKGVTEEEKERFRLGGQACDCTDVMMLVHVSAANDRIDVVGLPRDSLTSFPADHRDRRTGKVHAAHQAKINSAWAEGGSSFTVETVESMTGLPVHRYLEIDFRRFMDTVDRVDGGVAICTAEPLKDPSTGLDLQPGTKRVGGGEALQYVRSRKADGQMDFGRIQKQQKFVVNTLERLREGMLDDPEQLMALAATLRGTAAAEQAISPEELLELAGRLRELPPDRMAFATVPVRGFNPNIAGVGSTLAWDAEGAAKVFGRLREDLPLPAAEEVAPSTIPVGTYRPAEGSSLICP
- a CDS encoding SidA/IucD/PvdA family monooxygenase yields the protein MYDLVVVGAGPYGLSVAAHAAAHGITLRTFGRSMESWHAMPPGMFLKSEPWASHLSDPEGAYGLDAYAATRGVRAEHGEPLPVGFFASYGDWFARQAVPALDERMIASVAPAPEGFELRTEDGESLRTRTVALAVGVLPFMEIPGPLRGLPRRYVTHSSHHGELDRFAGRDVTVVGAGQAALETAALLTEQGAASVRIVARTDRLNWNTPPPALDRGPWRSARAPHTGLGCGWRNKLYADTPGIFRRLPAATRERIFDSALGPAGAWWLRERFAAVGDVRLGQRITSATVTGDERLRLDIAGPAGTTVLETDHVVTATGFTPSLERAGMLDPALRGALRTVGAVGAPEVGGLFESSWPGLFLAGLLTAPSYGPSMRFVFGAEYTAGRLVKGVRQRLRAGARGGAVGRPRAGAKATVGA